A segment of the Posidoniimonas polymericola genome:
ACGCCATCTTCTACAAGCCGTTCAGCCTGGCCGAGATCACCGAGTCGGCGCAGCAGGGGCTCGCGTCGCGCGCCCCAGTAGCCTGAGCCCATCGCCTGAGCCCGTAGTCTGACCGGCGGCCCAGCCGTCAGCACCGGCAGATCCGGCCCCCACGCGACCAACCCGGTGCGGCGGCGCCCGAGACCACGCGCCCTACACCGGCCGCCGCGCGTGGTGAGCTAGAGTTGGGAGGCCGTTTTCCCCGCCAACCACGCCCGCTGCGTCCCGCAATGATCAGCCTACCCAACAGCACCACGCCCGGCGTCTCCAAGGCGATCGGGCTGCACCTCGCGAGCCTCACGCTCGCCGTGGCCGCCGGGGTCGCGCTGACGGTGCTCGCCGGCAAGGCGTCGCTGCTCACGGCGTTGACGTTCGGGGCCATCTGCCTGACGCCAATGGTGCTCGCGAGTCACTGGGGGCTGAGCCGCCTGCTCCGCCCCACCGCGGTCGTCGAGCGGCTGCTGGCCGGCATCGACCCCAACGCCGCCGAGCCCTGCCGGCTGCCGCCGCTGGGCATCGCGTCGCCGATCGCGGCCGGCTGGAACGCCATCGCCCGACAGGCCCGTGAGTGGACCGCGCTGAGCGAACTGGCCGAACGCGTCCAGCAGGGGCTGGCATCCGCTGGCGGCGAGTCGCGCATCGAGGTGCTCGACTGCCTGACCGACGGCGTGGCGGTGACCGACGAGTCCGGCAGGGTGGTCTACTGCAACCAGGCGTTCGCCGCGATCTGCGGGATCGCCGACGCCGCCGAGGCGGCGGGCGCGACGGTCCCCTCGCTGACGCCGCTGACCGAAGAAGCCAGCCAGGAGATCGCGGCCAGCCCGACCGCGATGCGGGTGAATGTCGAATTCGCCGCCGCGGTTGGCGAAAACCCACGCACCCTGCGGATCACACGCACCCCCGGCGCCGACGCCAAAGAGACCCTGTCGGGGCACGTCTGGACCCTGCGCGACGTCACGCAGCAGCGGCTCGCGGAGAGCATGCGGGACCGGTTCCTGACCACCGCGACGCACGAGCTGCGGACGCCGCTCGCCAACATCCGCGCGTACGCCGAGTCGCTCGCCACGGTCGACGACATCGACCCCGAGTCTCAGAAACGCTTCTACAACATCAT
Coding sequences within it:
- a CDS encoding ATP-binding protein, which produces MISLPNSTTPGVSKAIGLHLASLTLAVAAGVALTVLAGKASLLTALTFGAICLTPMVLASHWGLSRLLRPTAVVERLLAGIDPNAAEPCRLPPLGIASPIAAGWNAIARQAREWTALSELAERVQQGLASAGGESRIEVLDCLTDGVAVTDESGRVVYCNQAFAAICGIADAAEAAGATVPSLTPLTEEASQEIAASPTAMRVNVEFAAAVGENPRTLRITRTPGADAKETLSGHVWTLRDVTQQRLAESMRDRFLTTATHELRTPLANIRAYAESLATVDDIDPESQKRFYNIIQSEAVRLSQLVDDLLDVSRMQAGALAIDRREMDLSRMVEEVTQKVAASIESASIDFRCETPPKYPKIVADKSKLAAAVVNLLGNAVKYTPEGGRVTFRVDLSEGMLEFSVADTGIGIAPEELEHVFDRFFRSDDDRIQEIPGSGLGLSLTQEIARLHGGELTVDSELNVGSIFRMTIPVEEA